In Arcobacter sp. LA11, a single genomic region encodes these proteins:
- a CDS encoding YrbL family protein: MSELINLDENMFLGKGRERAGYIHPIDNSKVIKIVHAKNENLRQNELEYSYMQYLEKNNIPFTHITKCYGKTITNLGEGYVFDIVRDFNGKVSKSFKKMVLKGKLSKKKEKKLIKELKDYIFENNILFVDIALSNILCQRIKKKKYKLILTDGIGGKRPGLKSKLYQYSKLFTRYKVVKQWDKFIDKYNREVRKGISKKTRDIN; this comes from the coding sequence ATGAGTGAATTAATAAATTTAGATGAAAATATGTTCCTAGGAAAAGGAAGAGAAAGAGCTGGTTATATACATCCTATAGATAATTCTAAAGTAATTAAAATAGTTCATGCAAAAAATGAAAATCTTAGACAAAATGAATTAGAATATAGTTATATGCAATATTTAGAGAAGAATAATATTCCTTTTACTCATATTACAAAATGTTATGGAAAAACTATTACAAACCTTGGAGAAGGATATGTTTTTGATATTGTTAGGGATTTTAATGGCAAAGTATCAAAATCTTTTAAAAAAATGGTTTTAAAAGGAAAACTATCAAAGAAAAAAGAAAAAAAGTTAATTAAAGAATTAAAAGATTATATATTTGAAAATAATATACTTTTTGTAGATATTGCATTAAGTAATATTTTATGTCAGAGAATAAAGAAAAAAAAATATAAATTAATCTTAACTGATGGTATTGGAGGAAAAAGACCAGGTCTAAAATCCAAACTTTATCAATACTCAAAATTGTTTACAAGATATAAAGTTGTTAAACAATGGGATAAGTTTATTGATAAATATAATAGAGAAGTTAGGAAAGGTATTTCTAAAAAGACAAGGGATATTAATTGA
- a CDS encoding glycosyltransferase family 9 protein, whose amino-acid sequence MNLLITRHDKIGDFVVTLPLFKAIKMSNPEIKVFALVSKINYDFAKEMDFIDEVILYEEDNFWSTLKRVKKAQIDISLSAFINTQLGYLLFLSGIKKRIGPATKLAQVFFNNRITQRRSKVEKTEFEYNLDLAKELDQNIKLEFTRPLIKLNVESSLKDFKKKFNISVEKRIIGFHPGYGGSSDGNLTLNDYIKLAKKASLLKNTQVVFTFGPDDLEVKKELENIIDFDVVFYESKGPIINFCKLLSSFELFISTSTGPMHLAGLANIKTISFFGNTLFASSKRWATISDPKNQNNFMLSPSYSEEIYLEIENKMIQILEGLDE is encoded by the coding sequence ATGAACCTTCTAATCACAAGGCATGATAAAATTGGTGATTTTGTTGTTACTTTACCACTTTTTAAAGCTATAAAAATGTCAAACCCAGAGATAAAAGTTTTTGCTTTAGTATCAAAAATTAATTATGATTTTGCAAAAGAAATGGACTTTATAGATGAAGTTATTCTTTATGAAGAAGATAATTTCTGGTCAACATTAAAAAGAGTAAAAAAAGCACAAATAGACATAAGTCTTAGTGCATTTATTAATACACAATTAGGCTACCTTCTTTTTTTATCAGGTATAAAAAAGAGAATAGGACCTGCTACAAAGTTAGCTCAAGTTTTTTTTAATAATAGAATTACTCAAAGAAGAAGTAAAGTTGAAAAAACTGAGTTTGAGTATAATCTTGATTTAGCAAAAGAACTTGATCAAAATATTAAACTTGAATTTACTCGTCCCTTGATTAAACTTAATGTAGAAAGTAGTTTAAAAGACTTTAAGAAGAAGTTTAATATTAGTGTAGAAAAGAGAATTATAGGCTTTCATCCAGGATATGGAGGAAGTAGTGATGGAAATTTGACTTTAAATGATTATATAAAGTTAGCAAAAAAAGCTTCATTATTAAAAAATACTCAAGTAGTATTTACTTTTGGTCCAGATGATTTAGAAGTAAAAAAAGAGTTAGAAAATATTATTGATTTTGATGTTGTTTTTTATGAATCAAAGGGACCAATAATTAATTTTTGTAAACTATTAAGTAGTTTTGAACTTTTTATAAGTACATCTACTGGTCCAATGCATTTAGCTGGGCTTGCAAATATTAAGACTATATCTTTTTTTGGAAATACTCTTTTTGCAAGTTCAAAAAGATGGGCAACTATTAGTGATCCTAAAAATCAAAATAATTTTATGTTATCTCCTTCATATAGTGAAGAAATTTATTTAGAAATAGAAAATAAAATGATTCAAATATTAGAGGGTTTAGATGAGTGA
- a CDS encoding lipopolysaccharide kinase InaA family protein: MSIKYQLNDKFKSFEEFLFNIKNYFFKNLKTIHKARNELKVIDYDSVSTVVKAFRIPNKINQVVYAYFRDSKAKKSYQNAITLEKLGINTPSPIGYIEFYEGLLFKESFFISKKFDYDYTIREPLRNKQLENREEIIKEFVKFTYNLHQNNVYHKDYSAGNTLVVKKDDGSYEFSVVDINRMQFKFINLELGLDNFAKLWLDDDDIVLIASEYAFLGNYEKEQAIEILRKSDKKLKSFVAFKRKIRGRK, translated from the coding sequence TTGAGTATAAAATATCAACTAAATGATAAATTTAAAAGCTTTGAAGAATTTCTATTTAATATTAAAAACTATTTTTTTAAAAATTTAAAAACTATACATAAAGCAAGAAATGAATTAAAAGTTATAGACTATGATAGTGTTTCTACAGTTGTAAAAGCATTTAGAATTCCTAATAAGATTAATCAAGTAGTATATGCTTACTTTAGAGATAGTAAAGCTAAAAAATCTTATCAAAATGCAATTACTTTAGAAAAACTTGGAATAAATACTCCTTCACCAATTGGATATATAGAATTCTATGAGGGTTTATTATTTAAAGAAAGTTTTTTTATTTCAAAAAAATTTGACTATGACTATACTATACGAGAACCCTTACGTAATAAACAACTAGAGAATAGAGAAGAAATTATAAAAGAGTTTGTGAAGTTTACTTATAACTTACATCAAAATAATGTATATCATAAAGATTATTCAGCGGGAAATACCTTAGTAGTTAAAAAAGATGATGGTTCATATGAGTTTTCGGTTGTAGATATAAATAGAATGCAATTTAAATTTATTAATTTAGAGCTAGGGCTTGATAACTTTGCAAAGCTATGGTTAGATGATGATGATATAGTTTTAATTGCTTCAGAATACGCTTTTTTAGGAAATTATGAGAAAGAACAAGCAATAGAAATTTTAAGAAAATCAGATAAAAAATTAAAAAGCTTTGTAGCATTTAAAAGAAAAATTAGAGGAAGAAAATAA
- a CDS encoding LTA synthase family protein, producing the protein MRAYFLVFFSAYFIILLTKFIFIFYLGNQFSEFSFNELTYAIFWGIKFDFAASAIFAFITTLFDFNKKTFAFIGAISIITIFLTQISDILYFDESSRHVGYEIIDIISDAKSLFLTAFSQHTLITSLALILSIIVFLIFYTLFKNIEVTKFNKYYLLKKLFIILISIFFIRGMFQHIPLHPWQSNEIGNSQLASVSLNSIYNIVYTIVNKRKKVSMVKIKDIDKETLESSLLEIYKEPNEDKKLPAINTKPNIIFFFLEGWSAKFMSAYGFEGNTTPVYDSILEKSLRTRFMIANGRRTTEGIFATLASYQNPLGKTIAKTQLQNYEYDSIIYELTKNGYDSAFFQGSSKDTSGTGSLVNNLGFRLSYGKRDVKERIYEENYWGIQDTDLYNFVEKKLDNNTIKKPFVLGINGATTHDIITPKDYKKQSFVKEEGFNNKLNALSYADSALGEFIENIESKYPNTIFVLFADHCNGTIIGNMENYMIPFAIYSKKLIKPNLKDVVISQRDIAPTIYDLTIGNSEAEMKNFTGKSLISNKNFYTDYFRNGILGWIEGNDVVEINISTNALECFKLEGQQRDKTVCEGKHQNMKNRALSFTKLSQKLLFEGESKSFNQYKKEQK; encoded by the coding sequence ATGAGAGCTTATTTTTTGGTATTTTTCAGTGCCTATTTTATAATTTTACTAACTAAATTTATCTTTATTTTTTATCTAGGAAATCAATTTTCAGAATTTTCTTTTAATGAATTAACTTACGCAATATTTTGGGGTATTAAATTTGATTTTGCAGCAAGTGCAATATTTGCCTTTATAACAACTCTTTTTGATTTCAATAAAAAAACTTTTGCTTTTATTGGAGCAATTAGTATTATAACAATATTTTTAACTCAAATAAGTGATATTTTATATTTTGATGAATCAAGTAGACATGTAGGATATGAAATAATTGATATTATTAGTGATGCAAAAAGTCTGTTTTTAACTGCATTTTCTCAACACACTTTAATAACTTCATTGGCATTAATTTTATCAATAATAGTTTTTCTAATCTTCTATACATTATTTAAAAATATTGAAGTTACTAAATTTAACAAATACTATTTATTAAAAAAACTATTTATTATCTTAATTTCAATTTTCTTTATTAGAGGAATGTTTCAACATATCCCTTTACACCCTTGGCAATCAAATGAAATAGGTAATTCACAACTAGCATCAGTATCTTTAAATTCTATATATAATATTGTTTATACAATAGTAAATAAAAGAAAAAAAGTATCCATGGTTAAAATTAAAGATATAGATAAGGAAACATTAGAAAGTTCATTATTAGAAATATATAAAGAGCCAAATGAAGATAAAAAACTTCCAGCTATAAATACTAAACCTAATATAATTTTCTTCTTTTTAGAAGGTTGGAGTGCAAAGTTTATGAGTGCTTATGGATTTGAAGGAAATACAACTCCTGTTTATGATTCAATTTTAGAAAAATCATTACGTACAAGATTCATGATTGCAAATGGTAGAAGAACAACAGAAGGTATTTTTGCTACATTAGCTTCATATCAAAATCCATTAGGAAAGACTATTGCTAAAACTCAACTTCAAAATTATGAATATGATTCAATAATCTATGAACTGACTAAAAATGGATATGATAGTGCATTTTTTCAAGGTTCATCTAAAGATACAAGTGGAACTGGTAGTTTAGTAAACAATTTAGGCTTTAGATTAAGTTATGGGAAAAGAGATGTAAAAGAAAGAATTTATGAAGAAAACTATTGGGGTATACAAGATACAGATTTATATAACTTCGTTGAAAAAAAATTAGATAATAATACTATTAAAAAACCATTTGTTTTAGGAATAAATGGAGCAACAACTCACGATATAATAACTCCAAAAGACTATAAGAAACAAAGCTTTGTAAAAGAAGAAGGATTTAACAATAAATTAAATGCTCTAAGTTACGCAGATTCTGCATTAGGAGAGTTTATAGAAAATATTGAATCTAAATATCCTAATACAATTTTTGTACTATTTGCTGACCATTGTAATGGAACAATCATAGGAAATATGGAAAATTATATGATTCCTTTTGCAATTTATTCTAAAAAATTAATAAAACCAAATTTAAAAGATGTAGTTATATCACAAAGAGATATTGCACCAACAATTTATGATTTAACAATAGGAAACAGTGAAGCTGAAATGAAAAACTTTACTGGTAAATCTTTAATTTCAAATAAAAACTTTTACACAGATTATTTTAGAAATGGTATTCTAGGATGGATAGAAGGAAATGATGTTGTAGAAATAAATATTTCAACAAATGCCCTTGAGTGCTTTAAATTAGAAGGACAACAAAGAGATAAGACTGTATGTGAAGGTAAACATCAAAATATGAAAAATAGAGCTTTATCATTTACAAAACTATCTCAGAAACTACTTTTTGAAGGGGAATCAAAAAGTTTTAATCAATATAAAAAAGAACAAAAATGA